TACAGTCGGGACAGATATGCCGGAGCAAGCGTTGTGCGAGCACGGCCACGACGGATGAGGCCACGAGGAACGGCTCGATCCCCATGTCGATCAACCGGGTCGCGGCGCTGGCCGCGTCGTTCGTGTGCAAGGTTGAAAAGACCAAGTGGCCTGTCAGCGACGCATGGATGGCGATTTCCGCCGTCTCGCGATCGCGGATTTCTCCGATCATGATGACATCGGGGTCCTGGCGAAGAATCGACCGCAGTCCCGCGGCAAAGGAGAGATTGATCTTCGGATTCACCTGCATCTGGCCGATGCCGAGGAGCTGATACTCGACGGGATCTTCGACCGTGATGATGTTTTTGTCCGGCGAGTTGATCTGACTCAAGGCGGCATACAGGGTCGTAGTCTTCCCGCTGCCGGTGGGGCCGGTCACCAGAATAATTCCGTGGGCAAGCTGAATCATTTGCTGGATGGCCGCGAGCCGGTCGGCCGAAAATCCCATCTCCGTCAAATTGAGCAGGCGGTTTTCTTTCTCCAGGAGCCGGAGCACGACGCGCTCGCCGTGCGAGGTGGGGAGGACCGACACGCGGAGGTCCACGTCTTTGCCGGCCGTGCGAATGGCGAAGCGCCCGTCCTGTGGCAAGCGTTTTTCCGCAATATTCAGCCCGGCCATGATCTTGATTCTGGCGACGATGCTCGCTTGGAGCCGTTTCGGCGGCGTGAGCACGGGATAGAGCACCCCGTCGATGCGGTATCGCACCACCAGCCCGCGCTCGAAGGACTCGAAGTGGATGTCGCTGGCGCGCTGGCGGACCGCTTGGAAGAGCACGGAATTAACCAGGCGGATGATCGGCGCTTCATCCGTGGCATCGAGCAAATCCTGCGGTTCATCGAGTTCATGGGCCAGCTGATCGAGATTTTCCGTGGCCGCAATATCTTCCATGACTTGTTCGGCGCCGGCAGGGCTGGCCGCCTCATCGTAGACACGATTGAGACAGGCCAAGAGGGCGACTCCGGTCGTCAGGACAGGCCGGACCGGCATGCCCAGGAGGAGGCGAAGATCGTCCACCGCGACTGTTTCAAGCGGATCGGTCGTCGCCACGACGATGGCGCCATGTTCCTGCCTGAGCGGCAGGACACGATAGCGCCGCGCGAATCCGATCGGCACGCGTTTAATCAGGTCATGATCGATTTGTGCGGTATCCAGCCGAGGCACCCACGGCAGTTCAAATTGCTCGGCCAGCGCCTCCAGCAGCTCTTCTTCACGCAACATGCGCAAATGCAGGAGGGCTTCGCCGAGGCGGCCGCCCTTCTCACGCTGATAGGCCAGCGCCTCATTCAGTTTGGAGTCGAGCAGATTGAACTTCTGGCCGAGGATTCTGCCGAGAAGCGGTCTGCCGAATCGTACCGGTTGCTCTTCGTCGCTCACGACTTCTTGCATAATCTAATGCTGTTCGACGTGATGATGAAATCCGACATTGGAACAAGTCACTTGTGTGGCATGCCCTGCTGGCTGAATGACGCTTAACTTATAGAAAAATAAGCATAACTAGATCAAACATACTCTGCATGCCCTCTACGTAGCAAGAAAATGAGCAGAGATCGCCGGCTCCTGTGGATGACGTGATCGGCGAATCTTTGCCTGAGGGATAATACGAATGGCGGAAGATGCCATATCAGGTGGTTGACAGAGCACTATCGATCAAACGGAGATGGCTCGCTTATCGTAAATCGTAGGTGACCGTCACCCGCTGGTTATTCCGCACCATATCCACCTTGACTGTCCGTTCATTCTTCAGCTGTTGAAAGAGGCTGAGCATGGTGGAGGGGTCGCGCACATCAACTCCGTTGACCCGCTGCAGCACATCGCCGTATTGGATGCCGATCTTTTCATAGAAACTGGCCGGCGCAATATAGTCCATCCGATACCCGCTGGGTGCTCCATTGACGAGGTAGGGAACCGCGCGGGCTTGCGAGAGGAGCTTGGGGAGATCGGCCATGGCCTGCTCGACTTCCCGCCGGTCGATCACTTTCCGCAATGGAGCTCCGGACGCAGGAGGAGGCGGTGCCGCACCGGCAACTGGCGCAGTGGAGGCCGGTTTATCGGTTGTCGCCAGCTCCAGCAGCTCTTGAAGCTCACCGCTGCGCACTACGATGCCGTCGCGGCGAATCTCACTCACTTCGCCGACATCCGGAATCTGCGCATGCAATCGATAGAGCATGTGCCGTTTGCTTGTCAGCTCCTCGACAATGGCAAAGGTGCCCTGCTGGTCGCCGACGACGACGCCGATCAATCGCAGCTTGGCCGCGACGCCCAATGACGCGCGAGCCGGCACACTCACATTTCCCGTGTCTATGCCCATTACGGATGGGGGAAGGACAAACAGCCCGCTCGACCGAATGTGATCGATCGCTTGTTGATACGAAGGGACAGAGACTGATGCGGCAGCGCCTCCGGCAGCCGAGCCCGGCACGGTGGTGGCCGGCAGATAGAGTGACTCTGCGACAAAGGCATTGATCGAATGGGCGACAAGAAACAACCCCACCGACAGGTACATCGCCAACACAACGCGGCGCAGAGAATGACTCGCTTCAAATCCCATAGAATTATTTATCGCCGTACAGCATGAGGTTCGGGATTATACTAACCCGTTATAGGGCATGAGGCAATATTCTTGAGAAGTTACGAAAAAGAATTCAACCTCTGCTCATACGTTCTGCATGCGAGAGAGGGGTGAAGGTGACCGGCTCTACCATAAGCCTGTGGAGCGGCTGGCTATAGCGGGACAGAGTCATTCCTTCTCTGTCTTCCCGGCCACTTCGATAAACTGGACGCGCCGCCGAAAGACCTGCTCCATGAGGTCTGTCCGCTGGTTTGCCGTCCACAGTTCCATTTCCGCATCGCCGCTCACGGTGACTGCGATTGTGAGGGCTTGGCCGATTTTTACCGTCACTGACTGAACGACTGAGAAGTGGGTGCGGTCGAGCGCGTCGGCCACGCGGAGCAACGCGGCCAGCATGCGGACGGTGCGCCTCAGCTTCGGAGTGAGCGCATGAAACCCTTCATGCTTGATGGTCGGCAAGGCCCGGCGATGATAGCGGGCCACATTGGCCACAACGTCGATCTCGTCCGCCGTCAAGCCGCCGAGGTCGCTATGCTTGATCAGGTAGTAGGCATGTTTATGGTGCTGCCGGGGATTGATGAGGTAGCCAATGTCGTGCAGCAGCGCGGCGTACTCCAGCCACTGGCGGTCCGGTTCACCCAGCCCATGAAGAGGCGTTGTCTGATCGAACAGCCGCAGAGCCAGATCTGCCACATGCCGGGAGTGAATTTCCGGCGCGCGGCAGCGCCGGGCCAGCCCCATCACATTGCGGCGGCGCACGTCGGGTATGTCCCGTTCCGCTTTCAGGCCGTCGCGATGGCGGTCGATATAATCATAGATAAGGCCTTCCCGAATGGCCTTGTCGCAGAGGGTCATCTCAACAGCGCCGGATAGCTCCAGGACGCGGCGCAATACCATGATGGCGGGAAGGAGTGTATCGACACGTTTCGGATCAAGACCGGGAATGGCCAGACGAGCCTTGATCGAGGACCGGCTGAGTTGAGCCTCCATGGCGCGCACTTCTTTCAGGCTGACGGTGGCCAGATTCAATTGAGGAAGCGGCCGGCCTGTGCGATGGAGATGAATGATTTCGGCCAGGTTGCCGGCCATTCCGGATGTCGCGACGACGGCCTCATAGCGTGCCACTTTGAACTCGCCGAGGACCGCTTGCAGCGACGCGGTGATGTTCTCTTCCAGGTTGTTCAGCATCACCGCTGTCGGCGGTGTTTTTTTCAGGTACTGCTCGGATAGCCTGATGGCTCCCAGCTTGATGCTCTTCGCCTGCTGCAATCCGCGGCCGCTGCCGACGATGAGTTCCACGGATCCGCCGCCGACATCGATAACCATCGTCGGGCGCTCGGACAGCGCCATGCTGTGTTTCACGCCGAGAAAGATCAGCCTGGCTTCCTCAGTTCCGCTGATGACCCGGATTTTGATCCCGGTCTGCTCTTCAACAAGATCGACGAAATCGCCTCCGTTTTTCGCCTCGCGCACCGCGCTGGTGGCCACCGCCACGATCCGCTCAACCCCTTTATTGCGGGCCAGCGTCACAAGGGTCTTGAGCACGCCTAACCCGCGTCCCACGGCTTCATCGGAGAGCCGTCCGGCTGTAAAGGCTCCGTTGCCCAACCGGGTCATATCCTTGAAACGGTCGAGAATTTTATAACTGGCGTCCGGAAGGATCTC
The Nitrospira sp. genome window above contains:
- the gspE gene encoding type II secretion system ATPase GspE, whose translation is MQEVVSDEEQPVRFGRPLLGRILGQKFNLLDSKLNEALAYQREKGGRLGEALLHLRMLREEELLEALAEQFELPWVPRLDTAQIDHDLIKRVPIGFARRYRVLPLRQEHGAIVVATTDPLETVAVDDLRLLLGMPVRPVLTTGVALLACLNRVYDEAASPAGAEQVMEDIAATENLDQLAHELDEPQDLLDATDEAPIIRLVNSVLFQAVRQRASDIHFESFERGLVVRYRIDGVLYPVLTPPKRLQASIVARIKIMAGLNIAEKRLPQDGRFAIRTAGKDVDLRVSVLPTSHGERVVLRLLEKENRLLNLTEMGFSADRLAAIQQMIQLAHGIILVTGPTGSGKTTTLYAALSQINSPDKNIITVEDPVEYQLLGIGQMQVNPKINLSFAAGLRSILRQDPDVIMIGEIRDRETAEIAIHASLTGHLVFSTLHTNDAASAATRLIDMGIEPFLVASSVVAVLAQRLLRHICPDCKRPYKASLDELARLGLDAKTPMTFYRGAGCPACSQTGYRGRTGIYELLVLDDEIRRLIGTKADAAVIKQAAVAKGMITLKQEGAAKVAQGITTMEEVMRITQQEIEL
- a CDS encoding Ppx/GppA phosphatase family protein yields the protein MAKLAVIDIGTNSIHMVLAEILPDASYKILDRFKDMTRLGNGAFTAGRLSDEAVGRGLGVLKTLVTLARNKGVERIVAVATSAVREAKNGGDFVDLVEEQTGIKIRVISGTEEARLIFLGVKHSMALSERPTMVIDVGGGSVELIVGSGRGLQQAKSIKLGAIRLSEQYLKKTPPTAVMLNNLEENITASLQAVLGEFKVARYEAVVATSGMAGNLAEIIHLHRTGRPLPQLNLATVSLKEVRAMEAQLSRSSIKARLAIPGLDPKRVDTLLPAIMVLRRVLELSGAVEMTLCDKAIREGLIYDYIDRHRDGLKAERDIPDVRRRNVMGLARRCRAPEIHSRHVADLALRLFDQTTPLHGLGEPDRQWLEYAALLHDIGYLINPRQHHKHAYYLIKHSDLGGLTADEIDVVANVARYHRRALPTIKHEGFHALTPKLRRTVRMLAALLRVADALDRTHFSVVQSVTVKIGQALTIAVTVSGDAEMELWTANQRTDLMEQVFRRRVQFIEVAGKTEKE